The DNA sequence AGAACGATGAGGTTACCCTCTCTGAATCTTACAGAGAGCGCCGATCTGAGTGCAAGTCTCTTCATTTTTTTGTTAAGTCTCTTGAGGTAATTCTTCGGTTTTGGACCGTGCGCAACACCACCGTGTCTCCAGTGAATAGCCCTGATCGAGCCTTGCCTTGCCCTACCGGTGTGTTTCTGTGGCCACGGTTTTCTTCCACCACCGGAAACCTCGCCTCTGGTCTTGGTTGACGCCGTTCCTGCTCTTGCATTTGTAAGCTGCATGTCGATGTAACGCCACATCACGTCGTAGTTCGGCTCGATGTTGAAAACTTCATCGCTTATCTCGATCGTGCCTATCTTTTCTCCAACAATGTTGTAGAGTGCTACTTGTGCCATACCTTTTCCTCCCTTACATCATTTTCGGAGCACGTCCTTGTTCCGTTATTTCTTCGGCTTCACCGCACTCCTTATCAGAACAAGGCTGCCCCTCGCTCCTGGCACTCCACCTTTGACCGCTAAAAGATGATTTTCGACATCTATTTTGACGACTTCGGAATTGAGAATGGTAACCCTTTCATTTCCGTACCTTCCAGGCATCTTCTTACCCTTGAATATCCTTGCCGGTTCGGTGTGCTGACCAACGGAACCAAGCTCTCTGTGGAACTTCGCACCGTGTGACCTGGGACCACCTTGGAAGTTCCATCTCTTCATTGCACCGGCGAAACCTCTACCTTTTGACCAACCCGTAATGTCTATTTTATCGCCTTCTTCGAAAATTGCAACGGTGATTTCCTGACCAACGGTGTACTTGTCGACATCGTCAACTCTGAATTCCTTGAGTACCCTCATTGGCTTGAGGTTGGCTTTCTTGAATACTCCAAGCATCGGTTTGGTGACCTTTTTTTCGCTTACTTCTTCAAAACCGAGCTGGATGGCGTTGTAACCGTCCTTCTCAACTGTCTTCTTCTGAACAACGTAACACGGACCGGCTTTCAACACGGTCACAGGAATAACTTTATCATCTTTCCACAATCTCGTCATTCCTATCTTTCGGGCGATTATAAATTTCATCTCAAAACACCTCCAAGGTCTCACAAGTTGATTTCAACATCTACACCGGCTGGAAGGTTTATCTTCATGAGTGCGTCGATCGTTTTCGGGTTCGGATCGATGATATCGATTAACCTTTTGTGAACCTTCTTTTCGAATTGTTCTCGCGAATCCTTGTGTTTTAACGGTGATCTCAAAACAACGTACAAAGTCCTCTCCGTGGGGAGTGGAATGGGACCTGACACCTTTGCGTTTGTTTGCTTTGCAACTTCGACAATTTTCTTTGCAGACTCATCAAGCAACCTGTGGTCGTAAGCTTTCAACCTTATTCTTATTTTCTGACCAGGCATGCCTTACCCTCCTTCGCTTGAAAAAGGGGGGAAGCCCCCCCTGCTTTTACCAAGGCTTTTCCGATTCGGTTTTAGCTCAAGCTATTACTCGATTATTTCCGTAACAACACCTGCACCAACGGTCTTTCCACCTTCGCGGACCGCAAACCTCATACCTTTTTCGATAGCGACCGGGTAGATGAGTTCGATCGTCATTTCGAGGTTGTCACCAGGCATGACCATTTCAACACCAGCTGGGAGGTCGACGATTTCACCGGTGACGTCAGCAGTTCTGATGTAGAATTGTGGTTTGTAACCCTTTGTGAACGGAGTGTGCCTACCGCCCTCTTCTTTCTTGAGGACGTAGATGTTTGCTTTGAACTTCTTGTGTGGTGTGATGGAACCGGGTTTTGCAAGAACTTGTCCTCTTTCAACTTCATCCTTGTCAATACCCCTGAGGAGACAACCAACGTTGTCACCAGCGATTGCTTCATCGAGTTCTTTCCTGAACATTTCAACACTTGTAATAACTGTCTTCTTGATCTCGTAGCTCAAACCGATAATTTCGGCTTCAACACCCGGTTTGATGACGCCACGTTCGATCCTTCCTGTAACAACCGTACCCCTACCGGTGATCGAGAAGACGTCTTCAATTGGCATAAGGAATGGTTTGTCGATTTCACGAACTGGTTCTGGTATGTAGTTGTCCATGGCGTCGAGGAGTTCCTTTATCGGTTTGTAAGCGGGATCGTTTGGATCGTTACCAGCTTCGATTGCTTTGAGAGCGGAACCCCTGATAACGGGGAGTTCATCGCCGGGGAATTCGTACTTGTTGAGCAGGTCCCTAACTTCCATTTCAACAAGGTCGACAAGCTCGGGATCGTCAACCATGTCAACCTTGTTGATAAAAACGATTATGTAAGGAACGTTAACCTGCCTTGCAAGAAGCACGTGTTCCCTTGTCTGTGGCATTGGACCGTCCGTTGCTGCGACAACGAGGATTGCACCGTCCATCTGTGCAGCACCGGTGATCATGTTCTTGATGTAGTCAGCGTGACCAGGGCAGTCAATGTGTGCATAGTGTCTCTTTTCAGTCTGGTACTCAACGTGGGTGATGTTGATGGTAATACCTCTTGCCCTTTCTTCTGGAGCCTTGTCAATCATTTCGTAGGGTGTGTAGTCTGCAAGTCCGAGGAGCGAGCAGTACTTTGTGATAGCTGCTGTGAGTGTTGTCTTACCGTGGTCGATGTGTCCGATCGTTCCAACGTTCACGTGTGGCTTGGTCCTTACAAATTTTTCCTTTGCCATACCTCTGTGCCCTCCTTCTTCCCATGGTGGATTGGGAATTTATTACTCTTTCTTGAGAATCTTTTCAGCAACTTTGTCTGGAACCCTTTCGTAATGTGATAGTGTCATCACGTAATTAGCTCTACCTTGTGACAATGATCTCAACGTGGTCGCGTAACCAAACATCTC is a window from the Fervidobacterium thailandense genome containing:
- the rplD gene encoding 50S ribosomal protein L4 — translated: MAQVALYNIVGEKIGTIEISDEVFNIEPNYDVMWRYIDMQLTNARAGTASTKTRGEVSGGGRKPWPQKHTGRARQGSIRAIHWRHGGVAHGPKPKNYLKRLNKKMKRLALRSALSVRFREGNLIVLSDIRFDKPQTKQLKNVLKNLGIADEKVLFVLPKKEPVYENVKLSGRNIPGVKVIIADNPNNGNPLNVDGLNVYDIINATKVVLTEGTVRKIEEVLGK
- the rplC gene encoding 50S ribosomal protein L3, coding for MKFIIARKIGMTRLWKDDKVIPVTVLKAGPCYVVQKKTVEKDGYNAIQLGFEEVSEKKVTKPMLGVFKKANLKPMRVLKEFRVDDVDKYTVGQEITVAIFEEGDKIDITGWSKGRGFAGAMKRWNFQGGPRSHGAKFHRELGSVGQHTEPARIFKGKKMPGRYGNERVTILNSEVVKIDVENHLLAVKGGVPGARGSLVLIRSAVKPKK
- the rpsJ gene encoding 30S ribosomal protein S10; this translates as MPGQKIRIRLKAYDHRLLDESAKKIVEVAKQTNAKVSGPIPLPTERTLYVVLRSPLKHKDSREQFEKKVHKRLIDIIDPNPKTIDALMKINLPAGVDVEINL
- the tuf gene encoding elongation factor Tu: MAKEKFVRTKPHVNVGTIGHIDHGKTTLTAAITKYCSLLGLADYTPYEMIDKAPEERARGITINITHVEYQTEKRHYAHIDCPGHADYIKNMITGAAQMDGAILVVAATDGPMPQTREHVLLARQVNVPYIIVFINKVDMVDDPELVDLVEMEVRDLLNKYEFPGDELPVIRGSALKAIEAGNDPNDPAYKPIKELLDAMDNYIPEPVREIDKPFLMPIEDVFSITGRGTVVTGRIERGVIKPGVEAEIIGLSYEIKKTVITSVEMFRKELDEAIAGDNVGCLLRGIDKDEVERGQVLAKPGSITPHKKFKANIYVLKKEEGGRHTPFTKGYKPQFYIRTADVTGEIVDLPAGVEMVMPGDNLEMTIELIYPVAIEKGMRFAVREGGKTVGAGVVTEIIE